In the genome of Drosophila pseudoobscura strain MV-25-SWS-2005 chromosome 3, UCI_Dpse_MV25, whole genome shotgun sequence, one region contains:
- the LOC4803498 gene encoding nucleolar protein 9 → MQTESNGKRKRPKKKGNRFMRNAKGFAKQGIFGRGTHIDDEQFSYFINILDAMKAGFDDVEERVNMANNVFEQTKDQEIHLASNQIVSKALESLIGFVDNEQLERYFNKFGDSLRPLCSDRFASHVLQKMLEIAFLRGLGKAAAQEVSDGPTTTKRAKPDAAQIEEEYNLETEFSDDHREKCRQFVVRISKFMLNNLEDFVWDNCASHIMRTAILCLVGMHVPKIAFEKGGAEMAKHRKLYTVPEDWHEVMKEFPQRLEMWPQFVDFPYQEHSSALLGVICLALSVADKSFLKHFGKKILLQSLLKANEENDDAVEKKTDAKIEIEDNDGEEKPTEEKEKSAEEKKDDPILPKVFHHQSSVILLETILSVAGAKLLTQLYAMLFSGRVGYLAKQQQTNFSVQRLLQNMKEVTDFESIFAELQPHVEGLLKMGYTGVVSALCAACLRLGSKQAQMIAILQSSLHVSGDKEKSKLFFNCLIKLKPSEILASDESGFVHLHGSLIAQHVLQFNKPIFLVNCILDLPAAQLAQIFNTPNGSHIVDAFMQSKFIGEKSRERLIRQLDGFYVDLAITRHGSRVLEQCFKASQEAQKLRIAKELITKANMLKGSPFGRLIYAKYRLDTYNLSPTQWQASLSKQLDPEQPETKRKPAKTAAEAFKDILS, encoded by the exons ATGCAAACTGAAAGCAATGGAAAACGTAAACGACCAAAGAAGAAAGGCAATCGCTTCATGCGAAACGCCAAGGGCTTTGCCAAACAGGGAATCTTCGGCCGCGGGACGCATATAGACGATGAGCAGTTTAGTTACTTCATCAACATTCTGGATGCCATGAAGGCTGGGTTCGACGATGTGGAGGAGCGCG TGAACATGGCCAACAATGTGTTTGAGCAGACGAAAGATCAGGAGATCCACTTGGCCTCCAATCAAATTGTGTCCAAGGCATTGGAATCGCTTATTGGATTTGTGGACAACGAGCAGCTGGAGCGATACTTCAACAAATTTGGGGACAGCCTGCGCCCCTTGTGCTCGGATAGATTTGCTTCCCATGTCCTACAGAAGATGCTTGAAATTGCCTTTTTGCGCGGCCTGGGCAAGGCAGCTGCCCAGGAAGTCAGCGATGGTCCGACCACAACAAAGCGAGCTAAGCCAGATGCCGCACAAATCGAGGAGGAATACAATTTGGAAACTGAGTTCAGCGACGACCACAGAGAGAAGTGTCGTCAGTTCGTGGTGCGGATCTCGAAGTTCATGCTCAACAACTTGGAGGACTTTGTGTGGGACAACTGCGCGAGTCACATCATGAGAACTGCGATATTGTGCCTAGTGGGCATGCATGTTCCAAAAATAGCATTCGAGAAAGGAGGGGCTGAGATGGCCAAGCATCGCAAGCTGTATACAGTGCCCGAGGACTGGCACGAGGTGATGAAAGAGTTTCCCCAACGCCTGGAAATGTGGCCACAATTCGTTGACTTCCCTTATCAAGAGCACTCATCCGCCTTATTAGGCGTCATCTGCCTAGCCTTGAGTGTGGCCGACAAAAGTTTTCTAAAGCACTTCGGCAAGAAAATATTATTGCAAAGCCTATTGAAGGCTAACGAAGAAAATGACGATGCAGTTGAGAAAAAGACGGAcgcaaaaattgaaattgaagacAATGATGGGGAGGAGAAGCCGACggaagagaaagaaaagagCGCTGAGGAGAAAAAGGACGATCCTATCCTGCCGAAAGTGTTTCACCATCAGAGCTCCGTCATCCTTCTAGAGACTATTCTGAGCGTGGCGGGTGCCAAGCTGCTGACCCAGCTATATGCGATGCTGTTCAGTGGCCGTGTCGGTTACCTCgccaaacagcaacagacaaATTTTTCCGTCCAACGACTTCTTCAGAACATGAAAGAGGTAACAGACTTCGAGTCTATTTTTGCAGAGCTTCAGCCCCACGTGGAAGGGCTCCTGAAAATGGGATACACTGGCGTGGTATCTGCCTTGTGTGCCGCCTGCTTACGGCTGGGGTCCAAACAGGCCCAGATGATAGCCATTCTACAGAGTTCGCTTCATGTCAGTGGCGACAAAGAGAAGTCTAAGCTGTTCTTTAACTGCCTTATCAAACTGAAACCCTCTGAGATTCTGGCCAGCGATGAGTCGGGATTTGTCCATCTGCATGGCTCGCTGATTGCTCAGCATGTACTGCAGTTCAACAAACCCATTTTCCTGGTCAACTGCATCCTCGATCTGCCAGCCGCTCAACTAGCCCAGATCTTTAACACGCCCAACGGCTCCCACATAGTCGATGCCTTCATGCAGAGTAAGTTCATTGGCGAGAAGTCGCGTGAGCGCCTGATCCGTCAGCTAGATGGCTTCTATGTAGACTTGGCCATTACCCGCCACGGATCCCGTGTCCTCGAGCAGTGCTTCAAAGCCTCGCAAGAGGCGCAGAAGCTGCGCATTGCTAAGGAGCTCATCACGAAGGCTAACATGCTGAAGGGTTCGCCCTTTGGGCGCCTCATCTACGCAAAGTATCGCCTGGATACTTACAACCTCTCGCCCACTCAGTGGCAGGCGAGCTTGTCAAAGCAGTTGGATCCGGAGCAGCCCGAGACAAAGCGGAAGCCAGCCAAGACAGCAGCCGAAGCGTTTAAGGATATACTAAGCTag